A section of the Pediococcus inopinatus genome encodes:
- a CDS encoding glycoside hydrolase family 1 protein: MSKEMPKGFLWGNSVSSMQTEGGYNEGGRGKSVYDTFPATENSSDWKVAVDDYHNYPEDLDLMANQGMNCYRFQIGWSRVNPDGDGEFNEEGIKFYDNLINELLARHIEPMICLYHFDMPLHLAEKYNGFLDRHVVDAFIRFGKKMVDCFGDRVKYWITFNEQNLYSTSEAFRIAGYLKGDRTDDELYQISHHVMLAHAGVANYLHKQTDDLIGGMLAYSEVYPASSLPKDVQYARQIDEFLNRNLLDVFATGHYSNEVLTFVKNHNINMDFTKEDQAVFDQLSSDFIAFSYYQSSTISSTIVPDNTLPNYYLDAGGKENPFLKVSEWGWSIDPLGFRDILTKTYNSYGIPMFPIENGIGVRETYDGHEIQDDYRIDYHRAHIQAMKDAMFEDGVPVIGYLGWGLIDIPSSSGNMEKRYGMVYVNRGNHDLRDMKRIPKKSYGWFKKVIASNGNDLN; encoded by the coding sequence ATGTCAAAAGAAATGCCCAAGGGTTTCCTTTGGGGAAACTCAGTCTCAAGTATGCAAACGGAAGGAGGTTATAACGAAGGCGGACGTGGAAAATCCGTTTATGATACATTCCCTGCTACCGAAAATTCTTCAGATTGGAAAGTCGCAGTCGATGACTACCATAACTATCCTGAAGATTTAGACCTCATGGCCAATCAAGGAATGAATTGCTACAGATTTCAAATTGGTTGGAGTCGGGTAAATCCCGATGGCGACGGTGAGTTTAACGAAGAGGGTATCAAATTTTATGACAATTTGATTAACGAATTGTTGGCACGCCATATTGAACCAATGATTTGTCTTTATCATTTTGATATGCCGCTTCATCTCGCTGAAAAATACAATGGCTTTTTAGACCGTCATGTCGTGGATGCATTCATCAGATTTGGTAAAAAGATGGTTGATTGTTTCGGCGACCGGGTTAAATATTGGATTACCTTCAATGAACAGAATTTATATTCAACTTCAGAAGCATTTCGGATTGCTGGTTACCTGAAAGGTGATCGAACGGATGATGAACTTTATCAAATTTCACATCACGTTATGTTGGCTCATGCAGGTGTTGCAAATTATCTACATAAACAAACAGATGACTTAATTGGTGGAATGCTTGCGTACAGCGAAGTTTATCCAGCCTCATCCCTACCCAAAGATGTGCAGTATGCTCGTCAGATTGATGAATTCTTGAATCGCAATTTGTTAGACGTTTTTGCAACTGGTCACTATTCAAATGAAGTCCTTACTTTCGTGAAAAATCATAATATCAATATGGACTTCACCAAAGAAGACCAAGCTGTTTTTGATCAATTATCGAGTGATTTTATCGCATTTAGCTATTATCAAAGTTCCACAATCAGCAGCACAATCGTCCCAGATAATACCCTCCCAAATTATTATCTCGACGCTGGTGGCAAAGAAAATCCATTCTTGAAAGTTTCAGAATGGGGTTGGTCAATTGATCCACTTGGTTTCCGTGATATTCTCACAAAAACGTATAACAGTTATGGAATTCCAATGTTTCCAATCGAAAATGGCATTGGTGTTCGGGAAACTTATGATGGTCATGAAATTCAGGATGATTATCGGATTGATTACCATCGTGCCCATATTCAGGCCATGAAAGATGCCATGTTTGAAGACGGCGTGCCTGTAATTGGTTATCTTGGTTGGGGATTGATTGACATTCCAAGCTCTTCTGGAAATATGGAAAAACGTTACGGCATGGTTTACGTCAATCGTGGCAATCATGATTTACGTGACATGAAACGAATTCCAAAGAAGAGTTACGGTTGGTTCAAAAAAGTTATTGCTTCAAATGGAAACGATCTTAATTAA
- a CDS encoding GntR family transcriptional regulator, giving the protein MYKYQEISEKIREKIINGNFKAGGLLPDQNQLAKDFDTTRITIRKAIQALIIEGIVYTKRGAGTFVRKDYLQNLDDMGNAIDKPLGTTHTHPNKKVLSKVLDLDARLPNKEEQAKLMITATEPVYVIERVRYIDNAAYSYEHTIMPTSIAQITKEILEGSVYGYLTNECHLTISGSHRIVKADRATQRDVEALGVKKDEPVLVIEQVSYLEDGEPFEFSQSRFPYQTSQVTADIDLNN; this is encoded by the coding sequence ATGTATAAATATCAAGAGATATCTGAAAAAATTCGCGAAAAAATTATAAATGGCAATTTTAAAGCGGGCGGTTTACTGCCAGATCAAAATCAGCTAGCCAAAGATTTTGATACAACTCGAATTACGATTCGAAAAGCAATTCAAGCCTTAATTATTGAGGGGATTGTTTATACAAAGCGGGGTGCGGGGACCTTTGTCCGTAAGGATTATTTACAAAATCTGGATGATATGGGTAACGCAATCGATAAACCACTTGGCACAACGCATACGCATCCTAATAAAAAAGTGCTAAGCAAGGTGCTAGATTTGGACGCCCGTTTGCCAAACAAAGAAGAACAAGCTAAGTTGATGATTACGGCAACGGAACCGGTGTATGTGATTGAGCGGGTTCGCTATATTGATAATGCCGCTTATAGTTACGAGCACACGATCATGCCGACCTCAATTGCGCAAATTACTAAAGAAATCTTGGAAGGCTCGGTTTACGGTTATTTAACGAACGAATGTCATTTAACAATCTCAGGTTCTCATCGAATTGTGAAAGCCGATCGGGCAACGCAAAGAGACGTGGAAGCATTGGGAGTGAAAAAAGATGAACCAGTCTTAGTTATTGAGCAGGTTAGTTATCTTGAAGACGGAGAACCTTTTGAATTTTCTCAATCGCGGTTTCCATACCAAACAAGCCAGGTAACGGCAGATATTGATTTGAATAATTAA
- a CDS encoding GntR family transcriptional regulator → MYHDIADDLIHSIENKLFSQELPTEHQLMERYNVSRNTIRKAIDIVAQKGLVRRVQGSGYFVNDISQAKHTVVNLTMGTSRTRYHKEMTSKIVTFDEIHADEALAKEFGVLNGAALHRIIRLRYIDKQLYSLEYAYYVKSEVPTLTLVSINHSIFDYIAKKYDIRINNSDQYLSQDALTSEQANLLGLKPKTACMVLQQSNYYKNDVLFNFSQTIYVYPNLSFYFHAANQSGNS, encoded by the coding sequence ATGTATCATGATATTGCAGACGATTTGATCCACTCAATTGAAAATAAGCTCTTCAGTCAAGAGCTTCCTACTGAACATCAGTTAATGGAACGCTATAATGTGAGCCGGAACACCATCCGGAAGGCAATTGATATTGTCGCTCAAAAGGGATTGGTCCGCCGTGTTCAAGGAAGTGGCTACTTCGTAAATGATATTAGTCAAGCCAAACACACGGTTGTCAATTTGACTATGGGAACTAGCCGGACCCGCTATCATAAAGAAATGACTTCAAAAATCGTTACTTTTGATGAAATTCATGCGGACGAAGCTTTAGCCAAAGAGTTTGGGGTCCTAAATGGCGCAGCACTACATCGCATTATTCGTCTTCGTTATATCGACAAACAACTTTACAGTTTGGAATATGCATACTATGTAAAAAGTGAGGTGCCTACCCTAACCCTAGTAAGTATCAACCATTCAATCTTTGATTATATTGCAAAAAAGTATGACATTCGAATTAACAACAGCGATCAATATTTATCTCAAGATGCCCTAACCAGTGAACAGGCCAACCTACTTGGACTTAAACCAAAAACCGCTTGTATGGTATTACAGCAATCCAACTATTATAAAAATGATGTTCTTTTCAATTTTTCACAAACGATTTACGTTTATCCAAACCTTAGCTTTTATTTTCACGCAGCTAATCAATCGGGAAATTCATAA
- a CDS encoding PTS sugar transporter subunit IIB, whose amino-acid sequence MAEKTIMLVCAAGMSTSLLVSKMQKAAEKEGVDAEIFATAASDANNKLEEKHPDILMLGPQVRYMESNFKSKLDIPVEVINMQDYGMMNGEKVLAEAFKTIGVK is encoded by the coding sequence ATGGCAGAAAAAACGATTATGTTAGTTTGTGCAGCAGGTATGTCAACAAGTCTTTTGGTATCAAAAATGCAAAAGGCAGCAGAAAAAGAGGGCGTTGATGCAGAAATTTTTGCAACAGCAGCTTCAGATGCTAATAACAAGTTGGAAGAAAAACATCCAGATATCTTAATGCTTGGACCCCAGGTTCGTTATATGGAAAGCAACTTCAAGAGCAAGTTAGATATTCCGGTTGAAGTAATCAACATGCAAGATTATGGCATGATGAATGGCGAAAAGGTTTTGGCAGAAGCATTTAAGACGATTGGCGTAAAATAA
- a CDS encoding PTS lactose/cellobiose transporter subunit IIA has translation MAEEKKATEEQEQNLEAIMGLIMNGGNAKSSSFEAIHAAKTGDFETADAKLKEADGFLTEAHNSQTGMLTDEANGIHAKVTLLTVHSQDHIMNAITFRDLAGEIVDLYKRLDGAKVED, from the coding sequence ATGGCTGAAGAAAAGAAAGCAACAGAAGAACAAGAACAGAACTTAGAAGCAATCATGGGTTTGATTATGAATGGTGGGAATGCAAAGAGCTCATCGTTTGAAGCAATCCATGCCGCAAAAACTGGTGATTTTGAAACAGCAGATGCTAAGTTAAAAGAAGCTGACGGTTTCTTGACAGAAGCCCACAATTCTCAAACGGGAATGTTAACTGATGAAGCTAATGGGATTCATGCCAAGGTTACGTTGTTAACAGTTCATTCACAAGATCACATTATGAATGCCATCACATTCCGTGATTTAGCTGGAGAAATTGTTGATTTATACAAACGTCTTGATGGCGCTAAAGTTGAAGATTAG
- a CDS encoding 6-phospho-beta-glucosidase produces the protein MSEQKMRMPEGFLWGGAVAAHQLEGGWQEGGKGVSIADIMTAGDKDHPRRVTDGVKDGEVYPNHWGIDFYHHYPEDIKLFAEMGFKCFRTSIAWTRIFPNGDETEPNEEGLQFYDDLFDELLKYNIQPVITLSHFEMPYHLVKEYGGWSNRKLIGFFLNYAEAVFKRYKNKVKYWMTFNEINNQTTWDDPHPMLQNSGLQLGDDDNWEEAMYQAAHYEMVASAKAVKLGHEINPDFQIGDMIAMCPIYPLTADPKDIMMAERSMQTRYYYGDVQANGFYPNWVPKYWARKGFKIDRTEQDAKDLREGTADYVGFSYYMSFVTKFSKDNPEYVYTESKDQVDNPYTEKSDWGWQIDPIGLRYAMNWMQDRWHKPMFIVENGFGAYDKKGADGSVHDDYRISYFHDHVEAMEKAVVEDGVDLIGYTPWGCIDLISASTGEMKKRYGFIYVDQDDEGNGSLKRSRKDSFDWFKKVIASNGEDISEK, from the coding sequence ATGAGTGAACAAAAAATGCGAATGCCAGAGGGATTTCTCTGGGGTGGCGCTGTAGCAGCCCATCAACTAGAGGGTGGCTGGCAAGAAGGCGGTAAGGGTGTCAGTATCGCTGATATCATGACAGCTGGAGACAAGGATCATCCTCGCCGTGTAACTGACGGTGTTAAAGATGGCGAAGTTTATCCAAACCATTGGGGAATTGATTTTTATCATCATTATCCAGAAGATATTAAGTTATTCGCCGAAATGGGCTTTAAATGTTTCCGAACATCAATTGCTTGGACTCGAATTTTTCCTAATGGCGATGAAACAGAACCTAATGAAGAAGGACTTCAATTCTATGATGACCTATTCGATGAGCTTTTAAAATACAATATTCAGCCAGTAATTACGTTATCTCATTTTGAGATGCCTTATCATTTGGTAAAAGAATATGGTGGTTGGTCAAACCGTAAGTTAATCGGTTTCTTCTTAAACTATGCAGAAGCTGTTTTCAAACGTTATAAAAATAAAGTTAAGTATTGGATGACATTTAACGAAATTAATAACCAGACGACTTGGGATGATCCTCATCCAATGCTACAGAACTCTGGTTTGCAATTAGGCGACGACGATAACTGGGAAGAAGCGATGTACCAAGCAGCTCATTATGAAATGGTTGCCAGTGCTAAAGCCGTTAAACTTGGCCATGAAATCAACCCAGATTTCCAAATTGGTGACATGATTGCTATGTGTCCAATTTATCCATTAACTGCTGATCCTAAAGATATCATGATGGCAGAACGTTCCATGCAGACTCGTTATTACTATGGAGACGTTCAGGCTAATGGTTTCTATCCAAATTGGGTGCCAAAATATTGGGCACGCAAAGGATTTAAGATTGACCGTACTGAACAAGATGCCAAGGATTTACGTGAAGGAACTGCAGACTACGTTGGCTTTAGCTACTATATGTCCTTTGTAACGAAGTTTAGTAAGGATAATCCAGAGTATGTTTATACCGAATCTAAAGATCAAGTCGACAACCCTTATACAGAGAAATCTGATTGGGGTTGGCAAATTGATCCAATCGGTTTACGCTATGCCATGAACTGGATGCAAGATCGTTGGCACAAACCAATGTTTATTGTTGAAAATGGCTTTGGCGCCTATGATAAAAAAGGAGCCGATGGTAGTGTCCACGATGATTACCGGATTAGTTACTTCCATGATCATGTTGAAGCTATGGAAAAAGCGGTGGTTGAAGATGGCGTGGATCTTATCGGTTACACACCATGGGGATGCATCGATCTTATCTCGGCCAGCACAGGTGAAATGAAGAAACGTTACGGATTCATCTATGTTGATCAAGATGATGAAGGAAACGGCTCATTGAAACGTTCTAGGAAGGATTCGTTTGACTGGTTTAAGAAGGTTATTGCATCAAACGGAGAAGACATTTCTGAGAAGTAA
- a CDS encoding MurR/RpiR family transcriptional regulator, whose protein sequence is MLNQLELSIYKYIIAHPAEVADMTIRQLAKKSHVSPTTILRFLRKMNFDGYSEFKYALKRQQKIEVEEPSQQQLVPMNQFFDQVNDDHFLNKINQAAQFIIDADTSLFFGLGTSGSLSQYGARLLANYGIYTLNFTDPFQPKPLARRDFSDTLLILLSVSGKTPQVLNQAKFYQENGAKTMSITANRYSTLAQLVDFNISYNVPEVRMADLNLTSQIPVVFLLEQIGIKAHKDLLKSTNSQKDSIF, encoded by the coding sequence TTGTTAAACCAATTGGAGCTAAGTATCTACAAATATATTATTGCCCATCCAGCTGAGGTAGCCGACATGACTATCCGGCAACTAGCAAAGAAAAGTCACGTGTCACCAACGACAATTTTACGGTTTCTCCGAAAAATGAATTTTGATGGCTATTCCGAGTTTAAATATGCTTTGAAACGGCAACAAAAAATTGAAGTTGAAGAACCATCACAACAACAGTTGGTTCCGATGAATCAGTTCTTTGACCAGGTCAACGATGACCATTTTCTTAATAAAATTAACCAGGCGGCTCAATTCATTATCGATGCGGATACCAGTTTGTTTTTTGGATTAGGAACTAGCGGTAGTTTGTCACAATATGGCGCCCGTTTGTTAGCCAATTATGGGATTTATACGCTAAATTTTACAGATCCATTTCAGCCTAAGCCATTGGCGCGGCGAGACTTTTCTGATACGTTACTTATTTTGTTATCCGTATCCGGTAAGACACCCCAAGTTTTGAATCAAGCTAAGTTTTATCAAGAAAATGGCGCAAAAACGATGTCGATTACTGCCAATCGTTATTCTACTCTGGCACAACTTGTCGATTTTAACATTTCGTATAATGTCCCCGAAGTACGGATGGCCGATTTAAATCTCACGTCGCAAATTCCAGTCGTTTTTCTTTTAGAACAAATCGGTATTAAGGCCCATAAAGATCTTTTGAAATCGACAAACAGTCAAAAAGATTCGATTTTTTAA
- the celB gene encoding PTS cellobiose transporter subunit IIC: MSEKKSSFVQDKLIPLAGKMAASRHLVALRDGFALVMPLIIIGSVFMIVSQFPIPAYINWMSSVFGPNWATVVGWATNATFNIIGLVAVIGISYQLAKSYDGVDALSASMISLGAFILTIPLTTDKAGNTFVPLTMLGSMGLFEALLIGLFITDFYVWMIHKNWQFHMPDTVPPAVGNAFSALIPGFVIITVVWLFRIGVSFTAFKTIPNIITVILAKPLTAVGGTIWGALVAEFFVSFLWLFGIHGANVVGGIMAPIWLGQMGQNAAAVKANKPIPNVVSQQFVDNFVHAGGSGETISLALMMFFFAKSANLKAIGKLAAAPAIFNINEPIMFGLPIVLNPVMAIPFIVVPLVTVIITYVSMKTGIVARTMGVAVPWTTPPIISGWLATGHLSGAVLQLVNFVIGGAIWYPFFKVADRQALKQEKEIADKEAAEAANN, from the coding sequence ATGAGTGAGAAAAAATCCAGCTTCGTGCAGGATAAGCTTATTCCCTTAGCTGGGAAAATGGCTGCTTCTCGTCATTTGGTTGCACTTCGTGATGGATTTGCGCTGGTAATGCCACTAATCATTATTGGTTCAGTCTTCATGATCGTCAGTCAGTTTCCAATTCCGGCCTACATCAATTGGATGAGTTCGGTATTCGGTCCTAACTGGGCAACAGTTGTTGGTTGGGCGACAAACGCAACATTCAATATTATTGGATTAGTTGCTGTAATTGGTATTTCATATCAATTAGCTAAGTCGTATGACGGTGTTGATGCATTGTCAGCAAGTATGATTTCTTTAGGAGCATTTATCCTAACGATCCCATTGACTACTGATAAAGCAGGAAACACATTTGTACCTTTGACAATGTTAGGTTCAATGGGCCTGTTTGAAGCATTGTTAATTGGATTATTCATTACTGATTTCTATGTATGGATGATTCATAAGAACTGGCAGTTCCATATGCCAGACACAGTTCCACCCGCAGTTGGGAATGCCTTTTCTGCATTGATTCCTGGCTTCGTGATTATCACCGTTGTTTGGTTATTCCGGATTGGTGTTAGCTTTACAGCATTCAAGACGATTCCAAACATCATCACAGTTATCTTAGCTAAACCTTTGACAGCCGTTGGTGGTACGATCTGGGGAGCTCTAGTAGCTGAATTCTTCGTTTCATTCCTTTGGTTATTCGGTATTCATGGTGCTAACGTTGTTGGTGGGATCATGGCACCAATTTGGTTAGGTCAAATGGGACAAAACGCTGCTGCTGTTAAAGCAAACAAACCAATTCCAAACGTTGTTAGTCAACAATTCGTTGATAACTTCGTCCATGCTGGTGGTTCTGGTGAAACAATTTCACTTGCCTTAATGATGTTCTTCTTTGCTAAATCAGCAAACTTGAAGGCCATTGGTAAGTTGGCTGCTGCACCTGCAATCTTCAACATTAACGAACCTATTATGTTTGGTTTACCAATTGTTTTGAACCCTGTTATGGCAATTCCATTTATCGTTGTTCCATTAGTAACTGTTATTATTACTTATGTATCAATGAAGACAGGAATTGTTGCACGAACGATGGGAGTTGCTGTTCCTTGGACAACGCCTCCAATTATTTCAGGTTGGTTGGCAACTGGTCATCTTTCCGGTGCTGTGCTTCAGTTAGTTAACTTTGTTATTGGTGGTGCAATCTGGTATCCATTCTTCAAGGTTGCTGATCGTCAAGCATTGAAACAAGAAAAAGAAATTGCTGACAAAGAAGCTGCAGAAGCTGCAAACAACTAA